From the Streptomyces nigrescens genome, one window contains:
- a CDS encoding FG-GAP repeat domain-containing protein, with protein MLRKRLRLIAVPVAAVTLPLTVAGFQADAAAATAPGGAARAGKAAVATAPCLADATTLVGDLDGDGHPDKISNPGLTGTRMTIQWGTANGSFGTKHAVSALLGAKKGEVASAAVADFQRDGTLDMVVNLVKPAGGDDPSTARVAEYRPGPLKRSNLASTKSRHSDIGDHGEVQQLRIANYGGDAYPDLAILNNAGDGQLDRDVRLTKPGSGPGNYDYELQRKYGEFGTTPEPPTMPGDGWKHFYKPCS; from the coding sequence ATGCTTCGTAAGCGCTTACGCCTGATCGCCGTGCCGGTCGCGGCCGTCACCCTGCCCCTGACCGTTGCCGGCTTCCAGGCCGATGCGGCCGCCGCGACGGCCCCGGGCGGCGCGGCACGGGCCGGCAAGGCAGCCGTGGCGACGGCCCCGTGCCTGGCCGATGCCACGACGCTGGTCGGCGACCTCGACGGCGACGGCCACCCGGACAAAATCAGCAACCCCGGCCTCACTGGCACCAGGATGACGATCCAGTGGGGGACCGCGAACGGCTCGTTCGGCACCAAGCACGCCGTCAGCGCCCTTCTCGGCGCGAAGAAGGGGGAGGTCGCGTCCGCCGCGGTCGCCGACTTCCAGCGCGACGGCACCCTGGACATGGTCGTCAACCTCGTCAAGCCGGCCGGTGGGGACGACCCCTCGACGGCGCGCGTCGCGGAGTACCGCCCCGGCCCCCTCAAGCGGTCGAACCTGGCCTCCACCAAGTCCCGGCACTCCGACATCGGCGACCACGGCGAGGTTCAGCAACTGCGGATCGCCAACTACGGCGGCGACGCGTACCCGGACCTTGCGATCCTCAACAACGCCGGTGACGGACAGCTGGACCGGGATGTGCGCCTGACGAAGCCGGGCAGCGGCCCGGGGAACTACGACTACGAACTGCAGCGGAAGTACGGCGAGTTCGGCACCACGCCGGAGCCGCCGACCATGCCCGGCGACGGCTGGAAGCACTTCTACAAGCCCTGTTCCTGA
- a CDS encoding TetR/AcrR family transcriptional regulator C-terminal domain-containing protein: MGTTSKRVGLTRDKVLRAAMEVADRDGVEKLSMRRLGAELGVEAMTLYHYLPNKAALLDGLVELVVSAVRPSFDGPAEEWPLRLKEFAATFRAELLRHTGVIALVATRPVRSPAALQAVEDTAAALGHAGIAPVEAMRIVNSVTTLVIGHCLAEAADTPGHPEQPTNDASALTAFPTLSEAVAGGLGTPADHQARFDLALDALLAGLRDAIANTTQK, from the coding sequence ATGGGAACGACCAGCAAGCGGGTGGGGCTCACTCGCGACAAGGTGCTGCGTGCGGCCATGGAAGTCGCCGACCGGGACGGCGTCGAGAAGCTGTCCATGCGCCGCCTGGGCGCTGAACTCGGCGTCGAGGCAATGACCCTCTACCACTACCTGCCCAACAAAGCCGCCCTACTTGACGGCCTGGTCGAGCTGGTGGTCTCAGCCGTGCGCCCCTCCTTCGACGGGCCGGCAGAAGAATGGCCACTGCGCCTGAAGGAGTTTGCCGCGACCTTCCGAGCTGAACTGCTTCGGCATACCGGGGTGATCGCGCTGGTAGCCACGCGCCCTGTCCGGTCCCCCGCAGCACTCCAGGCAGTTGAGGACACGGCAGCAGCGCTCGGGCACGCCGGGATCGCACCTGTCGAGGCCATGCGGATCGTCAACTCCGTCACCACACTGGTAATTGGGCACTGCCTTGCCGAAGCAGCTGACACCCCAGGGCACCCCGAGCAGCCCACCAACGATGCCTCTGCCCTAACCGCGTTCCCCACACTGTCCGAAGCGGTCGCGGGCGGACTCGGCACGCCAGCCGACCACCAGGCCCGCTTCGACCTCGCACTGGACGCCCTACTAGCCGGCCTCCGAGACGCCATCGCCAACACGACTCAGAAGTAG
- a CDS encoding cobalamin-binding protein, with protein MRIVSLLPAATDLVAELGLTADLVGRTHECDWPPGAVAGVPVVTAAEFSADTLSSREISDAVGGASHAGSSLYTLDTQALAALTPDVVLTQDLCDVCAVSYNNVSQAVRVLDADTKVLSLEPRTLGDVLDCLVTVGALLGVRERAERRREQLRARLATVERLTAGLPRPRVVAIEWLDPLWPAGHWVPEQVTCAGGTPLLAAPGEHTRPMEWSAVRAARPDVLLVLPCGFSPDRTLQERSLLTELPGWNELPAVRNDAVWVLDGPAYFNRPGPRVVRGAEVLAHVLHSVDVGEPVLPGEAIRLSEVEG; from the coding sequence ATGCGCATCGTCTCGCTGCTCCCGGCGGCCACCGACCTCGTGGCCGAGCTCGGTCTGACCGCCGATCTGGTGGGCCGCACCCACGAATGCGACTGGCCGCCGGGGGCGGTCGCCGGGGTGCCCGTCGTCACGGCTGCCGAGTTCTCCGCGGACACCCTGAGCAGCCGGGAGATCTCCGACGCGGTGGGAGGCGCCTCCCACGCGGGCTCCTCGCTCTACACCCTCGACACTCAGGCTCTCGCCGCCCTCACTCCGGACGTGGTCCTCACACAGGACCTCTGCGACGTCTGCGCGGTGTCGTACAACAACGTCTCCCAGGCCGTCCGGGTCCTGGACGCCGACACCAAGGTGCTCAGCCTGGAGCCGCGGACCCTGGGCGATGTACTGGACTGCCTGGTCACCGTGGGCGCGCTGCTGGGCGTACGCGAACGCGCCGAGCGGCGGCGGGAGCAGCTCCGCGCACGCCTGGCAACGGTGGAGCGGCTGACTGCCGGGCTCCCGCGGCCGCGTGTGGTGGCCATCGAGTGGCTCGACCCGCTCTGGCCCGCGGGGCACTGGGTACCGGAGCAGGTCACCTGCGCCGGTGGCACGCCGCTGCTCGCGGCGCCGGGCGAGCACACCAGGCCGATGGAGTGGAGTGCGGTACGCGCCGCGCGCCCCGACGTCCTCCTCGTGCTGCCCTGCGGCTTCAGCCCCGACCGGACGCTGCAAGAGCGCAGTCTGCTCACCGAACTGCCGGGCTGGAACGAACTGCCCGCCGTGCGCAACGACGCCGTCTGGGTCCTCGACGGGCCCGCCTACTTCAACCGGCCGGGCCCCAGGGTGGTCCGGGGCGCGGAGGTCCTGGCCCATGTCCTGCACTCCGTCGACGTGGGCGAACCCGTGCTGCCGGGTGAGGCGATCCGGCTGTCCGAAGTGGAGGGCTGA
- a CDS encoding ester cyclase, whose amino-acid sequence MFTNENKQLVTDFFTALNQARIDDLGDYLAADVVDHNKVIHGEPDEPGAAFAAIATQLSALAPYHARIDELIAEGDKVVARITQNGVSSGSHPRMPVPTGRAFENEAIFVLTVTAGRISEIRGVSDRLGLFLQLGWDWPTVD is encoded by the coding sequence ATGTTCACCAACGAGAACAAGCAGCTCGTCACAGACTTCTTCACCGCGCTCAACCAAGCCCGCATCGACGACCTGGGCGACTACCTGGCGGCGGACGTGGTGGACCACAACAAGGTCATCCATGGTGAACCGGATGAGCCCGGCGCAGCCTTCGCAGCCATCGCCACCCAGCTCTCGGCACTGGCGCCCTACCATGCACGGATCGACGAACTGATCGCCGAGGGCGACAAGGTCGTCGCCCGGATCACCCAGAACGGCGTGAGCTCCGGTAGTCACCCCCGGATGCCAGTGCCGACCGGCCGCGCCTTCGAGAACGAGGCGATCTTTGTCCTCACCGTCACCGCCGGCCGGATCAGCGAGATCCGCGGTGTCTCCGACCGGCTCGGTCTCTTCCTGCAGCTGGGGTGGGACTGGCCGACCGTCGACTGA
- a CDS encoding NUDIX domain-containing protein, protein MADEPMMANVQIDEAGLVLAKDPHADGSYYFPHHGQAADVECCSLSLAEALHARIRPGGTAETVLRNWATGGPVRAAALWDDPAAADPVRVRAGAVVIRDEQMLLIGFEEEDGQPFYEIPGGGVETGETLHAAAVRELREESGLAGSVIKEVARVWKDNRREHYFLLKAEGEIGAREQLDNYGGTPVWVPIDLLPTTPVWPRRLAWRIAHWHTAGWPTPPAELADSIHDLQADCTW, encoded by the coding sequence ATGGCCGACGAACCCATGATGGCGAACGTGCAGATTGACGAAGCGGGCCTTGTCCTGGCGAAGGACCCGCATGCAGATGGGTCTTACTACTTCCCCCATCATGGCCAGGCGGCGGATGTTGAGTGCTGTTCTCTGTCCCTGGCCGAGGCGCTGCACGCGCGAATCCGGCCCGGCGGAACTGCTGAAACCGTGTTACGGAACTGGGCGACGGGCGGCCCGGTGAGGGCAGCTGCGCTCTGGGATGATCCGGCGGCAGCTGATCCGGTGCGGGTCAGGGCGGGCGCCGTCGTCATCCGCGACGAGCAGATGTTGCTCATCGGCTTCGAGGAGGAGGACGGACAACCGTTCTACGAGATCCCTGGCGGCGGAGTCGAGACCGGAGAGACGCTGCACGCAGCGGCGGTCAGAGAGCTGCGAGAGGAGTCTGGCCTAGCCGGAAGCGTGATCAAGGAGGTAGCCCGCGTCTGGAAGGACAATCGCCGTGAGCACTACTTCCTCCTAAAAGCCGAAGGCGAGATCGGCGCCCGTGAACAACTCGACAACTACGGCGGCACGCCGGTATGGGTCCCGATAGACCTGCTGCCCACAACCCCGGTCTGGCCGCGGCGACTTGCTTGGCGCATCGCCCACTGGCACACGGCAGGCTGGCCGACCCCGCCAGCCGAACTCGCCGACAGCATCCACGATCTACAAGCCGACTGCACTTGGTAA
- a CDS encoding S1 family peptidase, translating to MMRRVRVLLLTVLLLGTGSVMSSAPASAVIGGSKSTYGPWAVRMLVDGKPACTGTAVARQWILSASHCFFEQAQPIADKRISFRVGSLDVRKGTTVHPVPGGRVGSAHADMMLIKVPPMTVHTARLATARAVPGQAVRQYGWGATCDGDENTCQSPVLKQSELRVVRPDDPRCAGYTAPGGSDFCMEKVSGIPAGGDSGGPVMSIGPRGTETLLGVFDGSDREKIAEAGEISQQLAWIHSVTRK from the coding sequence ATGATGCGTCGAGTTCGTGTACTGCTGCTGACTGTTTTACTGCTGGGGACGGGCTCGGTGATGTCATCCGCGCCGGCCTCCGCCGTCATCGGCGGGTCGAAGAGCACCTACGGCCCGTGGGCGGTGCGCATGCTCGTCGACGGCAAACCGGCGTGCACCGGGACGGCGGTCGCACGCCAGTGGATCCTCAGCGCCTCGCACTGCTTCTTCGAGCAGGCGCAGCCGATCGCCGACAAACGGATCTCGTTCCGGGTCGGCAGCCTCGATGTGCGGAAGGGCACCACGGTCCATCCGGTGCCCGGCGGACGCGTGGGAAGCGCGCACGCCGACATGATGCTCATCAAGGTCCCGCCGATGACGGTCCACACGGCGCGTTTGGCCACGGCCCGTGCCGTCCCCGGCCAGGCCGTGCGGCAGTACGGGTGGGGCGCCACGTGCGACGGGGACGAAAACACCTGCCAGTCCCCGGTGCTCAAGCAGTCGGAACTCCGGGTCGTACGGCCGGACGACCCCCGATGTGCCGGCTACACCGCACCGGGCGGCTCGGACTTCTGCATGGAAAAGGTGTCCGGGATTCCCGCCGGCGGCGACTCCGGAGGCCCGGTTATGAGCATCGGCCCACGCGGCACCGAAACCCTCCTCGGCGTCTTTGACGGCTCCGACCGGGAGAAGATCGCCGAGGCAGGGGAGATCTCCCAGCAACTCGCCTGGATCCACTCGGTCACCCGGAAATAG